In Camelus dromedarius isolate mCamDro1 chromosome 24, mCamDro1.pat, whole genome shotgun sequence, one genomic interval encodes:
- the TNRC6A gene encoding trinucleotide repeat-containing gene 6A protein isoform X7 has product MDADSASSSESERNITIMASGSTGGEKDGLRNSTGLGSQNKFVVGSSSNNVGHGSSPGPWGFSHGAIISTCQVSVDAPESKSESSNGRVNAWGTVSSSSNGGLNPSTLNSASNHGAWPVLENNGLALKGPVGSGSSGVNVQCSPLGQMPNNQSINSKVGGSSSHGTWGSLQETCESEVSGTQKVSFSGQPQNITTEMTGPNNTTNFMTSSLPNSGSVQNNELPSSTGAWRVSTMNHPQIQAPSVMNGTSLSHLSNGESKSGGSYGTTWGAYGSNYSGDKCASPNGQANGDTVNATLMQPGVNGPMGTNFQVNTNKGGGVWESGAANSQSASWGNGNGANSGGSRRGWGAPAQNTGTNIPSVEWNKLPSNQHSNDSANGNGKKFTNGWKSTEEEDQGSAASQTNEQSSVWAKTGGTVESEGSTESTGRLEEKVTGENQSRDRRKIDQHTLLQSIVNRTDLDPRVLSNSGWGQTPIKQNTAWDTETSPRGERKTDNGTEAWGSSATQTFNSGACIDKTSPNSNDTSSVSGWGDPKPTLRWGDSKGSNCQGGWEDDSAATGMVKSNQWGNCKEEKSAWNDSQKSKQGWGDGQKSNQGWSVSASDNWGEASRSNHWGEANKKSSSGGSDSDRSVSGWNELGKTSSFTWGNNINPNNSSGWDESSKPNPSQGWGDPPKSNQSLGWGDSSKPVSSPDWNKQQDMVGSWGIPPAAGKPPGTGWLGGPIPAPAKEEEPTGWEEPSPESIRRKMEIDDGTSAWGDPSKYNYKNVNMWNKNVPNGSSRSDQQAQVHQLLPSASAISNKEASSGSGWGEPWGETSAPATTVDNGTSAWGKPTDSGPSWGEPIAAASSTSAWGSGSVGPQVLSKSGPKSMQDGWCGDDMPLPGNRPTGWEEEEDVEIGMWNSNSSQELNSSLNWPPYTKKMSSKGLSGKKRRRERGMMKGGNKQEEAWINPFVKQFSNISFSRDSPEENVQSNKMDLSGGMLQDKRMEIDKHSLNIGDYNRTVGKGPGSRPQISKESSMERSPYFDKDGIVADEPQNMQFMSSQSMKLPPSNSALPNQALGSIAGLGMQSLHSVRQNGNPSMFGVGNTAAQPRGMQQPPAQPLSSSQPNLRAQVPPPLLSPQVPVSLLKYAPNNGGLNPLFGPQQVAMLNQLSQLNQLSQISQLQRLLAQQQRAQSQRSVPSGNRQQQDQQGRPLSVQQQMMQQSRQLDPNLLVKQQTPPSQQQSLHQPAMKSFLENVMPHTTPELQKGPSPINAFSNFPIGLNSNLNVNMDMNSIKEPQSRLRKWTTVDSISVNTSLDQNSSKHGAISSGFRLEESPFVPYDFMNSSTSPASPPGSIGDGWPRAKSPNGSSSVNWPPEFRPGEPWKGYPNIDPETDPYVTPGSVINNLSINTVREVDHLRDRNSGSSSSLNTTLPSTSAWSSIRASNYNVPLSSTAQSTSARNSDSKLTWSPGSVTNTSLAHELWKVPLPPKNITAPSRPPPGLTGQKPPLSTWDNSPLRVGGGWGNSDARYTPDDWHWSCAGIMPRPCLPPTHATTNTTQSLSAGSTSKCDLIRLPALPPEWTKHAHLQAENGSSWGESSSGRITNWLVLKNLTPQIDGSTLRTLCMQHGPLITFHLNLPHGNALVRYSSKEEVVKAQKSLHMCVLGNTTILAEFASEEEISRFFAQSQSLTPSPSWQSLGSSQSRLGSLDCSHSFSSRTDLNHWNGAGLSGTNCGDLHGTSLWGTPHYSTSLWGPPSSSDPRGISSPSPINAFLSVDHLGGGGESM; this is encoded by the exons ATGGATGCTGATTCTGCCTCCAGTTCTGAATCAGAGCGAAACATCACTATCATGGCTTCAGGGAGCACAGGTGGTGAAAAAGATGGCCTTCGGAACAGCACTGGACTTGGATCCCAAAACAAGTTTGTGGTTGGTAGCAGCAGCAATAACGTGGGCCATGGAAGTAGTCCTGGGCCGTGGGGTTTTTCCCATGGAGCCATAATAAGCACATGTCAGGTCTCTGTGGATGCTCCTGAAAGCAAATCAGAAAGTAGCAACGGTAGAGTGAATGCTTGGGGCACTGTAAGTTCTTCATCAAATGGAGGGTTAAATCCAAGCACTTTGAATTCAGCTAGCAACCATGGTGCCTGGCCAGTATTAGAGAACAACGGACTCGCCCTGAAAGGGCCCGTAGGGAGTGGTAGTTCTGGCGTCAATGTTCAGTGCAGTCCCTTAGGCCAGATGCCTAACAATCAGAGTATTAACTCTAAAGTGGGCGGTTCTTCCTCCCACGGCACCTGGGGAAGCCTTCAGGAAACTTGTGAATCTGAAGTAAGTGGTACACAGAAGGTTTCATTCAGTGGTCAACCTCAGAATATCACCACTGAAATGACTGGACCAAATAACACTACTAACTTTATGACCTCTAGTTTACCAAACTCCGGTTCAGTACAGAATAACGAGCTGCCTAGTAGTACAGGGGCCTGGCGTGTGAGCACAATGAACCATCCTCAGATACAGGCTCCGTCGGTTATGAACGGCACTTCCCTTTCTCACCTTAGCAACGGAGAGTCAAAAAGTGGGGGCTCTTATGGTACTACGTGGGGTGCCTATGGTTCTAATTACTCTGGAGACAAATGTGCAAGCCCGAATGGCCAAGCTAATGGTGACACTGTGAATGCAACTCTAATGCAGCCTGGCGTAAATGGGCCTATGGGCACTAACTTTCAAGTTAACACAAATAAAGGAGGAGGTGTGTGGGAGTCTGGGGCAGCAAATTCCCAGAGTGCATCATGGGGAAATGGAAATGGTGCAAATTCTGGAGGAAGTCGAAGAGGATGGGGAGCTCCTGCACAAAACACTGGCACTAACATACCCAGCGTGGAATGGAACAAACTGCCTAGCAATCAGCATTCCAATGACAGTGCAAATGGCAATGGTAAGAAGTTTACAAATGGATGGAAATCTACTGAGGAAGAGGATCAGGGTTCTGCCGCATCTCAAACAAATGAGCAAAGCAGCGTGTGGGCCAAAACAGGAGGTACAGTGGAGAGTGAAGGTAGTACAGAAAGCACTGGACGCCTTGAGGAAAAAGTAACTGGGGAAAATCAGAGTAGAGATAGAAGAAAAATTGATCAGCACACATTACTCCAAAGCATTGTAAACAGAACTGACTTGGATCCACGTGTCCTGTCCAACTCTGGATGGGGACAGACTCCTATTAAGCAGAATACTGCCTGGGATACTGAAACATCACCTAGAGGGGAGAGAAAGACTGACAATGGGACAGAGGCCTGGGGAAGCTCTGCAACACAGACTTTTAACTCAGGGGCGTGTATAGACAAGACTAGCCCTAACAGTAATGATACCTCATCTGTATCGGGGTGGGGAGATCCCAAACCTACTCTGAGGTGGGGAGATTCCAAAGGCTCAAACTGCCAGGGGGGATGGGAGGATGACTCTGCTGCTACAGGAATGGTCAAGAGCAATCAGTGGGGGAATTGCAAAGAAGAGAAGTCTGCATGGAATGATTCGCAAAAGAGCAAACAGGGATGGGGTGATGGACAAAAATCAAACCAAGGGTGGTCCGTTTCCGCCAGTGATAACTGGGGAGAAGCTTCAAGGAGTAACCATTGGGGTGAGGCTAATAAGAAGTCTAGCTCAGGAGGTAGTGACAGTGACAGGTCCGTTTCTGGTTGGAACGAACTTGGTAAAACTAGTTCCTTTACTTGGGGAAATAACATAAATCCAAATAATTCATCAGGATGGGATGAATCTTCTAAACCGAACCCTTCCCAGGGATGGGGAGACCCTCCAAAGTCTAATCAGTCTCTAGGTTGGGGAGATTCATCGAAGCCAGTCAGTTCTCCAGactggaacaagcaacaagacaTGGTCGGATCTTGGGGAATCCCACCAGCTGCAGGCAAACCTCCTGGTACAGGCTGGCTAGGAGGACCTATACCAGCCCCAGCAAAAGAAGAAGAGCCCACAGGCTGGGAGGAACCATCCCCAGAATCCATACGTCGCAAAATGGAGATTGATGATGGAACTTCAGCTTGGGGAGATCCAAGCAAGTACAACTACAAAAATGTGAACATGTGGAACAAAAATGTCCCAAATGGCAGCAGCCGTTCAGACCAGCAAGCACAGGTACATCAGTTGCTACCATCGGCAAGTGCCATCTCAAACAAAGAGGCAAGCAGTGGCTCCG GCTGGGGTGAGCCCTGGGGGGAGACTTCTGCTCCAGCCACAACTGTGGATAATGGCACTTCGGCATGGGGTAAGCCCACAGACAGTGGTCCCAGCTGGGGGGAACCCATTGCTGCAGCGTCCAGCACATCCGCATGGGGCTCCGGCTCTGTTGGTCCGCAAGTGTTAAGCAAATCTG GGCCAAAATCTATGCAAGATGGTTGGTGTGGTGATGATATGCCATTGCCTGGAAATCGCCCCACTGGCTGGGAAGAAGAAGAGGATGTAGAAATTGGAATGTGGAATAGTAATTCATCTCAAGAGCTTAACTCATCTTTAAATTGGCCACCATATACAAAGAAAATGTCATCGAAG GGTCTGAGTGGcaaaaaaaggagaagggaaagg GGAATGATGAAAGGTGGAAACAAACAAGAAGAAGCATGGATAAATCCATTTGTTAAACAGTTTTCAAATATCAGTTTTTCG agagATTCACCAGAAGAAAATGTACAGAGCAATAAGATGGACCTTTCTGGag GAATGTTACAAGACAAACGAATGGAGATAGATAAACATAGCCTAAATATTGGTGATTACAATCGAACGGTCGGGAAAGGCCCTGGTTCTCGGCCTCAGATTTCCAAAGAGTCTTCCATGGAGCGCAGTCCTTACTTTGATAAG GATGGCATTGTAGCAGATGAACCCCAAAACATGCAGTTTATGTCCAGTCAAAGCATGAAGCTTCCCCCTTCAAATAGTGCACTACCTAACCAGGCCCTTGGCTCCATAGCAGGGCTGGGTATGCAAAGCTTGCATTCTGTTAGACAG aatGGCAATCCCAGTATGTTTGGTGTTGGAAACACAGCAGCACAACCCCGGGGCATGCAGCAGCCTCCAGCACAACCTCTCAGTTCATCTCAGCCTAATCTCCGTGCTCAAGTGCCTCCTCCATTACTCTCCCCTCAG GTTCCAGTTTCATTGCTGAAGTATGCACCAAACAACGGTGGCCTGAATCCGCTCTTTGGCCCTCAACAGGTAGCCATGCTGAACCAGCTATCCCAACTAAACCAGCTTTCTCAGATCTCCCAGTTACAG CGGTTGTTAGCGCAGCAGCAAAGGGCGCAGAGTCAGAGAAGCGTGCCTTCTGGGAACCGGCAGCAGCAAGACCAGCAG GGTCGACCTCTTAGTGTGCAGCAGCAGATGATGCAACAGTCTCGTCAACTTGATCCAAACCTGTTGGTGAAGCAACAGACTCCGCCATCTCAGCAGCAGTCACTCCATCAGCCAGCCATGAAGTCCTTCCTGGAAAACGTCATGCCCCACACTACACCTGAGCTGCAGAAAGGGCCGTCACCAATAAACGCTTTCAGCAACTTCCCTATAG gcttGAACTCAAACTTGAATGTAAATATGGATATGAACAGTATTAAAGAGCCACAGTCAAGACTAAGGAAGTGGACTACAGTGGACAGCATTTCTGTGAACACATCTTTGGATCAAAACTCCAGCAAACATG GTGCTATTTCAAGTGGTTTCAGGCTGGAAGAGTCTCCATTTGTTCCCTACGACTTTATGAACAGCAGTACTTCACCAGCCAGTCCTCCAGGTTCAATAGGAGATGGCTGGCCACGTGCCAAATCGCCTAATGGCTCTAGCAGTGTTAACTGGCCACCAG aatttcgCCCTGGTGAACCATGGAAAGGTTATCCAAACATTGACCCTGAAACTGACCCTTACGTCACTCCTGGCAGTGTCATAAACAATCTTTCAATTAATACTGTGCGGGAAGTTGACCACCTCAGGGACAGGAACAGTG GGTCATCCTCATCCTTGAACACCACGCTGCCTTCAACTAGTGCCTGGTCATCCATTCGTGCCTCCAACTACAACGTTCCCCTCAGCAGTACAGCACAAAGCACTTCAG CCAGAAATAGTGATTCCAAATTGACATGGTCTCCTGGTTCAGTTACAAACACCTCTCTGGCTCATGAGCTGTGGAAGGTCCCTTTGCCACCTAAAAACATCACTGCTCCGTCCCGCCCACCTCCGGGACTGACTGGTCAGAAGCCACCCTTGTCTACGTGGGATAATTCTCCCCTTCGTGTAGGTGGAGGATGGGGAAATTCTGACGCCAGGTATACCCCAG ACGACTGGCACTGGAGTTGTGCTGGCATCATGCCCCGCCCCTGCCTCCCCCCAACACACGCAACCACAAATACAACTCAGAGCTTATCTGCTGGCTCAACCAGTAAATGTGATCTTATCCgtcttcctgccctgcccccagaaTGGACCAAACATGCTCATCTCCAGGCTGAAAATG GTTCCAGCTGGGGTGAGAGCAGCTCAGGGAGAATAACAAATTGGCTTGTTCTAAAAAACCTTACACCTCAG ATCGATGGCTCAACTCTGCGTACCCTGTGCATGCAGCATGGCCCACTGATAACATTCCACCTGAACCTCCCACATGGAAATGCTTTGGTCCGTTACAGTTCAAAAGAAGAGGTAGTGAAGGCACAAAAGTCTCTGCACAT gtgTGTACTGGGGAACACTACTATTCTTGCTGAGTTTGCCAGTGAAGAGGAGATCAGTCGTTTCTTTGCACAAAGTCAGTCTCTGACCCCTTCTCCCAGCTGGCAGTCTCTCGGGTCCAGCCAGAGCCGGCTGGGCTCCCTCGACTGTTCCCACTCGTTCTCCAGCCGGACCGATCTCAATCACTGGAATGGTGCTGGGCTGTCGGGAACTAACTGTGGAGACCTTCATGGCACTTCCCTCTGGGGGACCCCACATTATTCCACAAGCCTGTGGGGGCCTCCAAGCAGCAGCGACCCCCGGGGAATTAGCAGCCCATCCCCCATTAACGCTTTTCTTTCTGTTGAccacctgggtgggggtggagagtcCATGTAA
- the TNRC6A gene encoding trinucleotide repeat-containing gene 6A protein isoform X2: MQLVAEPGLEARCPGSQDIPLPEEWNRDLVQEEEQLMEEKKKKKDDKKKKEAAQKKATEQKIKVPEQIKPSVSQPQPANSNNGTSTATSTNNNAKRATASSQQQPQPPQQPPPQPQPPPQALPRHPRELPPRFRHQEHKQLLKRGQHFPVIAANLGSAVKVLSSQSESSALTNQQPQNNGEVQNSQNQSDINHNTSGSHYENSQQGPVSSTSDCSTNCKDAAVNDSPGAEAWPSVPGSDPEVASECMDADSASSSESERNITIMASGSTGGEKDGLRNSTGLGSQNKFVVGSSSNNVGHGSSPGPWGFSHGAIISTCQVSVDAPESKSESSNGRVNAWGTVSSSSNGGLNPSTLNSASNHGAWPVLENNGLALKGPVGSGSSGVNVQCSPLGQMPNNQSINSKVGGSSSHGTWGSLQETCESEVSGTQKVSFSGQPQNITTEMTGPNNTTNFMTSSLPNSGSVQNNELPSSTGAWRVSTMNHPQIQAPSVMNGTSLSHLSNGESKSGGSYGTTWGAYGSNYSGDKCASPNGQANGDTVNATLMQPGVNGPMGTNFQVNTNKGGGVWESGAANSQSASWGNGNGANSGGSRRGWGAPAQNTGTNIPSVEWNKLPSNQHSNDSANGNGKKFTNGWKSTEEEDQGSAASQTNEQSSVWAKTGGTVESEGSTESTGRLEEKVTGENQSRDRRKIDQHTLLQSIVNRTDLDPRVLSNSGWGQTPIKQNTAWDTETSPRGERKTDNGTEAWGSSATQTFNSGACIDKTSPNSNDTSSVSGWGDPKPTLRWGDSKGSNCQGGWEDDSAATGMVKSNQWGNCKEEKSAWNDSQKSKQGWGDGQKSNQGWSVSASDNWGEASRSNHWGEANKKSSSGGSDSDRSVSGWNELGKTSSFTWGNNINPNNSSGWDESSKPNPSQGWGDPPKSNQSLGWGDSSKPVSSPDWNKQQDMVGSWGIPPAAGKPPGTGWLGGPIPAPAKEEEPTGWEEPSPESIRRKMEIDDGTSAWGDPSKYNYKNVNMWNKNVPNGSSRSDQQAQVHQLLPSASAISNKEASSGSGWGEPWGETSAPATTVDNGTSAWGKPTDSGPSWGEPIAAASSTSAWGSGSVGPQVLSKSGPKSMQDGWCGDDMPLPGNRPTGWEEEEDVEIGMWNSNSSQELNSSLNWPPYTKKMSSKGLSGKKRRRERGMMKGGNKQEEAWINPFVKQFSNISFSRDSPEENVQSNKMDLSGGMLQDKRMEIDKHSLNIGDYNRTVGKGPGSRPQISKESSMERSPYFDKDGIVADEPQNMQFMSSQSMKLPPSNSALPNQALGSIAGLGMQSLHSVRQNGNPSMFGVGNTAAQPRGMQQPPAQPLSSSQPNLRAQVPPPLLSPQVPVSLLKYAPNNGGLNPLFGPQQVAMLNQLSQLNQLSQISQLQRLLAQQQRAQSQRSVPSGNRQQQDQQGRPLSVQQQMMQQSRQLDPNLLVKQQTPPSQQQSLHQPAMKSFLENVMPHTTPELQKGPSPINAFSNFPIGLNSNLNVNMDMNSIKEPQSRLRKWTTVDSISVNTSLDQNSSKHGAISSGFRLEESPFVPYDFMNSSTSPASPPGSIGDGWPRAKSPNGSSSVNWPPEFRPGEPWKGYPNIDPETDPYVTPGSVINNLSINTVREVDHLRDRNSGSSSSLNTTLPSTSAWSSIRASNYNVPLSSTAQSTSARNSDSKLTWSPGSVTNTSLAHELWKVPLPPKNITAPSRPPPGLTGQKPPLSTWDNSPLRVGGGWGNSDARYTPDDWHWSCAGIMPRPCLPPTHATTNTTQSLSAGSTSKCDLIRLPALPPEWTKHAHLQAENGSSWGESSSGRITNWLVLKNLTPQIDGSTLRTLCMQHGPLITFHLNLPHGNALVRYSSKEEVVKAQKSLHMCVLGNTTILAEFASEEEISRFFAQSQSLTPSPSWQSLGSSQSRLGSLDCSHSFSSRTDLNHWNGAGLSGTNCGDLHGTSLWGTPHYSTSLWGPPSSSDPRGISSPSPINAFLSVDHLGGGGESM, encoded by the exons TGCCAGAACAGATAAAGCCCAGTGTAAGCCAGCCTCAGCCTGCCAACTCTAATAACGGCACTTCCACAGCAACCAGCACTAATAATAATGCCAAGCGAGCCACAGCCAGCAGTCAGCAGCAGCCGCAACCGCCGCAGCAGCCAccgccgcagccgcagccgccgccACAGGCCTTGCCTCGGCATCCTCGGGAGCTTCCGCCACGATTTCGCCACCAGGAGCATAAACAGCTTCTAAAGAGGGGTCAGCATTTTCCTGTCATAGCAGCAAACCTGGGATCTGCTGTTAAAGTGTTAAGCAGCCAGTCAGAAAGCAGTGCTTTAACAAACCAACAGCCACAAAATAACGGAGAGGTGCAGAACAGCCAAAACCAGTCAG ATATAAACCACAATACTTCAGGATCCCATTATGAGAATTCGCAGCAGGGACCTGTGTCTTCTACGAGCGACTGTAGCACAAACTGTAAGGATGCTGCTGTAAACGACTCCCCTGGAGCAGAAGCATGGCCCTCAGTCCCTGGCAGTGATCCAGAGGTGGCTTCAGAATGCATGGATGCTGATTCTGCCTCCAGTTCTGAATCAGAGCGAAACATCACTATCATGGCTTCAGGGAGCACAGGTGGTGAAAAAGATGGCCTTCGGAACAGCACTGGACTTGGATCCCAAAACAAGTTTGTGGTTGGTAGCAGCAGCAATAACGTGGGCCATGGAAGTAGTCCTGGGCCGTGGGGTTTTTCCCATGGAGCCATAATAAGCACATGTCAGGTCTCTGTGGATGCTCCTGAAAGCAAATCAGAAAGTAGCAACGGTAGAGTGAATGCTTGGGGCACTGTAAGTTCTTCATCAAATGGAGGGTTAAATCCAAGCACTTTGAATTCAGCTAGCAACCATGGTGCCTGGCCAGTATTAGAGAACAACGGACTCGCCCTGAAAGGGCCCGTAGGGAGTGGTAGTTCTGGCGTCAATGTTCAGTGCAGTCCCTTAGGCCAGATGCCTAACAATCAGAGTATTAACTCTAAAGTGGGCGGTTCTTCCTCCCACGGCACCTGGGGAAGCCTTCAGGAAACTTGTGAATCTGAAGTAAGTGGTACACAGAAGGTTTCATTCAGTGGTCAACCTCAGAATATCACCACTGAAATGACTGGACCAAATAACACTACTAACTTTATGACCTCTAGTTTACCAAACTCCGGTTCAGTACAGAATAACGAGCTGCCTAGTAGTACAGGGGCCTGGCGTGTGAGCACAATGAACCATCCTCAGATACAGGCTCCGTCGGTTATGAACGGCACTTCCCTTTCTCACCTTAGCAACGGAGAGTCAAAAAGTGGGGGCTCTTATGGTACTACGTGGGGTGCCTATGGTTCTAATTACTCTGGAGACAAATGTGCAAGCCCGAATGGCCAAGCTAATGGTGACACTGTGAATGCAACTCTAATGCAGCCTGGCGTAAATGGGCCTATGGGCACTAACTTTCAAGTTAACACAAATAAAGGAGGAGGTGTGTGGGAGTCTGGGGCAGCAAATTCCCAGAGTGCATCATGGGGAAATGGAAATGGTGCAAATTCTGGAGGAAGTCGAAGAGGATGGGGAGCTCCTGCACAAAACACTGGCACTAACATACCCAGCGTGGAATGGAACAAACTGCCTAGCAATCAGCATTCCAATGACAGTGCAAATGGCAATGGTAAGAAGTTTACAAATGGATGGAAATCTACTGAGGAAGAGGATCAGGGTTCTGCCGCATCTCAAACAAATGAGCAAAGCAGCGTGTGGGCCAAAACAGGAGGTACAGTGGAGAGTGAAGGTAGTACAGAAAGCACTGGACGCCTTGAGGAAAAAGTAACTGGGGAAAATCAGAGTAGAGATAGAAGAAAAATTGATCAGCACACATTACTCCAAAGCATTGTAAACAGAACTGACTTGGATCCACGTGTCCTGTCCAACTCTGGATGGGGACAGACTCCTATTAAGCAGAATACTGCCTGGGATACTGAAACATCACCTAGAGGGGAGAGAAAGACTGACAATGGGACAGAGGCCTGGGGAAGCTCTGCAACACAGACTTTTAACTCAGGGGCGTGTATAGACAAGACTAGCCCTAACAGTAATGATACCTCATCTGTATCGGGGTGGGGAGATCCCAAACCTACTCTGAGGTGGGGAGATTCCAAAGGCTCAAACTGCCAGGGGGGATGGGAGGATGACTCTGCTGCTACAGGAATGGTCAAGAGCAATCAGTGGGGGAATTGCAAAGAAGAGAAGTCTGCATGGAATGATTCGCAAAAGAGCAAACAGGGATGGGGTGATGGACAAAAATCAAACCAAGGGTGGTCCGTTTCCGCCAGTGATAACTGGGGAGAAGCTTCAAGGAGTAACCATTGGGGTGAGGCTAATAAGAAGTCTAGCTCAGGAGGTAGTGACAGTGACAGGTCCGTTTCTGGTTGGAACGAACTTGGTAAAACTAGTTCCTTTACTTGGGGAAATAACATAAATCCAAATAATTCATCAGGATGGGATGAATCTTCTAAACCGAACCCTTCCCAGGGATGGGGAGACCCTCCAAAGTCTAATCAGTCTCTAGGTTGGGGAGATTCATCGAAGCCAGTCAGTTCTCCAGactggaacaagcaacaagacaTGGTCGGATCTTGGGGAATCCCACCAGCTGCAGGCAAACCTCCTGGTACAGGCTGGCTAGGAGGACCTATACCAGCCCCAGCAAAAGAAGAAGAGCCCACAGGCTGGGAGGAACCATCCCCAGAATCCATACGTCGCAAAATGGAGATTGATGATGGAACTTCAGCTTGGGGAGATCCAAGCAAGTACAACTACAAAAATGTGAACATGTGGAACAAAAATGTCCCAAATGGCAGCAGCCGTTCAGACCAGCAAGCACAGGTACATCAGTTGCTACCATCGGCAAGTGCCATCTCAAACAAAGAGGCAAGCAGTGGCTCCG GCTGGGGTGAGCCCTGGGGGGAGACTTCTGCTCCAGCCACAACTGTGGATAATGGCACTTCGGCATGGGGTAAGCCCACAGACAGTGGTCCCAGCTGGGGGGAACCCATTGCTGCAGCGTCCAGCACATCCGCATGGGGCTCCGGCTCTGTTGGTCCGCAAGTGTTAAGCAAATCTG GGCCAAAATCTATGCAAGATGGTTGGTGTGGTGATGATATGCCATTGCCTGGAAATCGCCCCACTGGCTGGGAAGAAGAAGAGGATGTAGAAATTGGAATGTGGAATAGTAATTCATCTCAAGAGCTTAACTCATCTTTAAATTGGCCACCATATACAAAGAAAATGTCATCGAAG GGTCTGAGTGGcaaaaaaaggagaagggaaagg GGAATGATGAAAGGTGGAAACAAACAAGAAGAAGCATGGATAAATCCATTTGTTAAACAGTTTTCAAATATCAGTTTTTCG agagATTCACCAGAAGAAAATGTACAGAGCAATAAGATGGACCTTTCTGGag GAATGTTACAAGACAAACGAATGGAGATAGATAAACATAGCCTAAATATTGGTGATTACAATCGAACGGTCGGGAAAGGCCCTGGTTCTCGGCCTCAGATTTCCAAAGAGTCTTCCATGGAGCGCAGTCCTTACTTTGATAAG GATGGCATTGTAGCAGATGAACCCCAAAACATGCAGTTTATGTCCAGTCAAAGCATGAAGCTTCCCCCTTCAAATAGTGCACTACCTAACCAGGCCCTTGGCTCCATAGCAGGGCTGGGTATGCAAAGCTTGCATTCTGTTAGACAG aatGGCAATCCCAGTATGTTTGGTGTTGGAAACACAGCAGCACAACCCCGGGGCATGCAGCAGCCTCCAGCACAACCTCTCAGTTCATCTCAGCCTAATCTCCGTGCTCAAGTGCCTCCTCCATTACTCTCCCCTCAG GTTCCAGTTTCATTGCTGAAGTATGCACCAAACAACGGTGGCCTGAATCCGCTCTTTGGCCCTCAACAGGTAGCCATGCTGAACCAGCTATCCCAACTAAACCAGCTTTCTCAGATCTCCCAGTTACAG CGGTTGTTAGCGCAGCAGCAAAGGGCGCAGAGTCAGAGAAGCGTGCCTTCTGGGAACCGGCAGCAGCAAGACCAGCAG GGTCGACCTCTTAGTGTGCAGCAGCAGATGATGCAACAGTCTCGTCAACTTGATCCAAACCTGTTGGTGAAGCAACAGACTCCGCCATCTCAGCAGCAGTCACTCCATCAGCCAGCCATGAAGTCCTTCCTGGAAAACGTCATGCCCCACACTACACCTGAGCTGCAGAAAGGGCCGTCACCAATAAACGCTTTCAGCAACTTCCCTATAG gcttGAACTCAAACTTGAATGTAAATATGGATATGAACAGTATTAAAGAGCCACAGTCAAGACTAAGGAAGTGGACTACAGTGGACAGCATTTCTGTGAACACATCTTTGGATCAAAACTCCAGCAAACATG GTGCTATTTCAAGTGGTTTCAGGCTGGAAGAGTCTCCATTTGTTCCCTACGACTTTATGAACAGCAGTACTTCACCAGCCAGTCCTCCAGGTTCAATAGGAGATGGCTGGCCACGTGCCAAATCGCCTAATGGCTCTAGCAGTGTTAACTGGCCACCAG aatttcgCCCTGGTGAACCATGGAAAGGTTATCCAAACATTGACCCTGAAACTGACCCTTACGTCACTCCTGGCAGTGTCATAAACAATCTTTCAATTAATACTGTGCGGGAAGTTGACCACCTCAGGGACAGGAACAGTG GGTCATCCTCATCCTTGAACACCACGCTGCCTTCAACTAGTGCCTGGTCATCCATTCGTGCCTCCAACTACAACGTTCCCCTCAGCAGTACAGCACAAAGCACTTCAG CCAGAAATAGTGATTCCAAATTGACATGGTCTCCTGGTTCAGTTACAAACACCTCTCTGGCTCATGAGCTGTGGAAGGTCCCTTTGCCACCTAAAAACATCACTGCTCCGTCCCGCCCACCTCCGGGACTGACTGGTCAGAAGCCACCCTTGTCTACGTGGGATAATTCTCCCCTTCGTGTAGGTGGAGGATGGGGAAATTCTGACGCCAGGTATACCCCAG ACGACTGGCACTGGAGTTGTGCTGGCATCATGCCCCGCCCCTGCCTCCCCCCAACACACGCAACCACAAATACAACTCAGAGCTTATCTGCTGGCTCAACCAGTAAATGTGATCTTATCCgtcttcctgccctgcccccagaaTGGACCAAACATGCTCATCTCCAGGCTGAAAATG GTTCCAGCTGGGGTGAGAGCAGCTCAGGGAGAATAACAAATTGGCTTGTTCTAAAAAACCTTACACCTCAG ATCGATGGCTCAACTCTGCGTACCCTGTGCATGCAGCATGGCCCACTGATAACATTCCACCTGAACCTCCCACATGGAAATGCTTTGGTCCGTTACAGTTCAAAAGAAGAGGTAGTGAAGGCACAAAAGTCTCTGCACAT gtgTGTACTGGGGAACACTACTATTCTTGCTGAGTTTGCCAGTGAAGAGGAGATCAGTCGTTTCTTTGCACAAAGTCAGTCTCTGACCCCTTCTCCCAGCTGGCAGTCTCTCGGGTCCAGCCAGAGCCGGCTGGGCTCCCTCGACTGTTCCCACTCGTTCTCCAGCCGGACCGATCTCAATCACTGGAATGGTGCTGGGCTGTCGGGAACTAACTGTGGAGACCTTCATGGCACTTCCCTCTGGGGGACCCCACATTATTCCACAAGCCTGTGGGGGCCTCCAAGCAGCAGCGACCCCCGGGGAATTAGCAGCCCATCCCCCATTAACGCTTTTCTTTCTGTTGAccacctgggtgggggtggagagtcCATGTAA